The following are encoded in a window of Colletotrichum lupini chromosome 3, complete sequence genomic DNA:
- a CDS encoding Sec34-like family protein produces the protein MYDDSWYSFVPEVAKKASTAAQGPGHRRKESLLQQSNALDEIFEEIEDRNTPPEAEVLRRAKSYSDFYHVVRAQLAKDEQHKRRRRKKEKTWDALDIATDVAESKTEPRPVHRQYEGELLEASQQEYLLYKDQLTLTERHLDMLIDDTNQALKLLTTLSESFQSVEAQTSSFQSQCEDLLSEQHRLEKLADEVGTDLHFYAYLDNVSRRLNAPGAGRLVDDESFGEILRNLDSCIGFMSKHTTYRDAESYLARYEALLTKALHLLEVGFTNRLESISSEIASQIVGTKSEATRHALAYGRFEEMILDSYSLIPNIHKVINSVYDEYGLPITGVAKDIYSNTTSNLFSSYLAVRDRDLKPIVQHDQDEFKKEIKDLSVETASRNYIKQSFERAFNEANLFAKIFGLDLQWSSDPESAYGVLKSNQRSLVNPANLVQLAANLNAALQTADLDTICSVVGWLTNEYLVLDYDEEESPFARQCRELSARLLTEHLWVFTDNAFEAEITKTIAKATVKDESLTIGPAVGGVSSSNAFPPVKQALKLLAKYDQAMPKERSQKNSQVIFKIVRETIQILQRAEARIKSIKAGTDADLFMVKNLLIIKNELVSLEIGDIRGDTAAMQHFGHIWDNLSPQNWVGFVSNIIGGSLWSRGATAGAATVTAKTLTVEDMSEQLDELLRQSIVAFTQRWGGLTNDARARKPGVKPIGKVEKELDEVLLRAFSNQPEVIAKLKEAIEINAQAQEKAQEEKKGIRSESLRFATRETPKSVLSPHYLQLFFRSLIGGETPNERRFSITENQFVENVQGRELHKFLAILVFAGCRIEAARNFTEKLAAVLEWPPPEGCEISRRVCSLPADRQSLTEFFDGDEATADKFYGSQALFCTVVLRQREETTIQDGDTQRLPYVEEELLGSGSFGRVYKVKIAKGHFEDRRRNDNRERWVARKDYIVRSSSDSDVESREEGEIMKMILSLSKTCENIMENLGTLNIEYPTGASPAPYSLFMPLAVCDLGAYMKKDGSNAPKTAINRAGFIRSAIGLANGLKFLHEEMQTPGLDRIVCYHMDLKPSNVLIFRESGNGDGTGPRYIWKLSDFGMSRVKIRHHTSREEEKDIAKWFTKRRDMQQRTMSGTQNRRGQGTYLPPESFREGKVMNTRSDVWSLGCILSVLFVYLEGGKSAIDNYETNRLKNRRGIDASYDVFFHVKSFGRTSVHSAVKNVHKQLIHKAAARSVKEHHAVRSMLSFLGSKVLKINQNKRCSAKEVENMLRRTLDAYEEIDRLESSSESLRPPKSSMEQIVQRWRIPRDNSDVFKGCKVSPDGSMIAYWSDSKISLFAPSSAENEDGEFLKCYIFDLGQGAPADSSPQNHWHIRLPTVPEVYIMAMSTDQQNLVFVVENQEDESLSGSIFHVRIEDLIEMGSISEGYEIEQSGRNFLGRFVALDWPAEDVMSLSLTSQNRCYAAIRPYLRDDDIHHMPVVSYSLTTRDIEEVSIEPRSQESNGSSLFTTFAGLHQQAACIIVSRETRLFTVDLLANSSNSPTRRSRYPNNIEGYRILRVMVNQNNDAIFALGIKRDGGRIRLLEIVIPEMGRPVSVRELAQLPSLSEDDEFTGNIVGDDGSRHILVTALVGPSRHAVFEINLPGSHATSAGPGSST, from the exons ATGTACGACGATTCTTGGTACAGCTTCGTGCCGGAGGTGGCCAAGAAAGCTAGCACGGCTGCCCAAGGACCAGGCCATCGTCGCAAAGAGTCACTGTTGCAACAGTCCAAT GCTCTCGACGAAATCTTCGAAGAGATTGAAGACCGAAACACACCCCCGGAAGCCGAGGTCTTGCGCCGCGCAAAGTCCTATTCGGACTTCTACCACGTCGTTCGGGCCCAATTAGCTAAGGATGAGCAACACAAGAGGCGCAGGCGGAAGAAGGAAAAGACATGGGATGCGCTAGATATTGCGACAGACGTTGCCGAATCCAAGACCGAACCTCGCCCGGTTCATCGCCAGTACGAGGGGGAACTGCTTGAGGCTAGTCAGCAAGAATACCT ACTATACAAGGACCAACTGACGCTCACCGAACGGCATCTCGACATGCTCATCGACGATACCAACCAAGCGCTCAAGCTGTTGACAACATTGTCTGAATCGTTCCAATCCGTCGAAGCACAGACGAGTTCGTTCCAGTCGCAGTGCGAGGACCTATTGTCGGAACAGCACAGGCTCGAGAAACTTGCAGACGAGGTCGGCACTGATCTTCACTTCTACGCATACCTCGATAATGTCTCTAGGAGACTCAATGCTCCTGGCGCTGGACGTCTGGTTGATGATGAATCTTTCGGCGAGATCTTGAGGAACCTAGATTCTTGTATCGGCTTCATGTCGAAACAC ACGACGTACCGTGACGCCGAGTCCTATCTGGCTCGATACGAGGCTTTGCTGACCAAGGCACTCCATCTTCTCGAAGTCGGTTTCACCAATAGACTGGAGAGCATCTCCTCCGAGATCGCAAGCCAGATTGTTGGCACCAAGTCCGAGGCCACCCGTCATGCTTTGGCATACGGGCGTTTTGAGGAGATGATTCTTGATTCTTACTCTCTAATCCCTAATATCCACAAAGTGATCAACAGCGTATACGACGAATACGGGCTTCCGATCACTGGCGTTGCCAAGGACATCTACTCGAATACCACGAGCAATCTCTTCAGCTCTTACCTGGCTGTTCGAGACCGCGACTTGAAGCCCATAGTGCAGCACGACCAGGACGAGTTCAAAAAGGAGATCAAAGATCTTTCCGTCGAGACAGCTTCGAGGAATTACATCAAGCAGAGCTTCGAACGCGCGTTCAATGAAGCCAATCTATTCGCCAAAATCTTCGGTCTGGATCTACAGTGGAGCTCCGACCCGGAGTCGGCATATGGGGTTCTCAAGTCTAACCAGAGGTCGCTCGTCAACCCCGCGAATCTCGTCCAGTTGGCCGCCAATCTCAATGCTGCACTACAGACTGCGGATCTCGACACGATCTGTAGTGTGGTCGGCTGGCTGACCAATGAGTATCTGGTTCTCGActacgacgaggaagaatcTCCCTTCGCGCGTCAATGCCGTGAACTCAGTGCCAGACTCTTGACCGAACATTTATGGGTCTTCACAGACAACGCATTTGAGGCGGAGATCACAAAGACGATCGCCAAGGCCACGGTTAAGGATGAGTCTCTTACTATCGGCCCAGCGGTCGGCGGCGTTTCTTCTTCAAATGCCTTCCCCCCAGTTAAGCAAGCGCTCAAGCTTTTGGCCAAGTATGACCAAGCCATGCCCAAGGAACGAAGT CAAAAGAACAGCCAGGTCATCTTCAAGATCGTCCGGGAAACTATCCAGATACTACAACGCGCCGAGGCGCGGATCAAATCCATCAAGGCAGGCACGGACGCCGATCTGTTCATGGTGAAGAACCTCCTCATCATCAAAAACGAGCTCGTCTCTCTAGAAATCGGAGACATCCGAGGCGACACGGCCGCCATGCAACATTTCGGTCACATCTGGGACAACCTCAGCCCCCAGAACTGGGTGGGTTTCGTCAGCAACATCATTGGCGGCTCCCTTTGGTCCCGAGGAGCGACGGCAGGCGCGGCGACTGTCACCGCCAAGACGTTGACGGTCGAGGACATGAGCGAGCAGCTGGACGAGCTGCTGAGGCAGTCTATTGTCGCCTTCACGCAGCGCTGGGGCGGACTGACGAACGATGCAAGGGCTAGGAAACCTGGTGTCAAGCCCATTGGCAAGGTCGAAAAGGAGCTGGATGAGGTGCTGTTGAGGGCTTTTAGCAATCAGCCCGAGGTGATTGCGAAGCTGAAGGAGGCGATTGAGATTAATGCGCAGGCGCAGGAGAAGGCGCAAGAGGAAAAGAAGGGAATTAGAAG CGAGAGTCTACGTTTCGCCACCCGCGAGACACCGAAAAGTGTCTTGAGCCCGCACTATCTCCAACTCTTTTTCCGCAGCCTGATCGGCGGAGAGACTCCCAATGAACGCCGATTTTCCATTACAGAGAACCAATTTGTTGAGAATGTACAGGGTAGGGAGTTACACAAATTCCTCGCGATACTAGTCTTCGCCGGCTGTCGTATAGAGGCAGCCAGGAACTTCACAGAGAAGCTAGCTGCTGTTCTCGAGTGGCCGCCGCCCGAGGGCTGTGAGATCTCTAGGCGCGTCTGTTCGTTACCAGCCGACCGTCAAAGCTTGACGGAGTTCTTTGACGGGGACGAGGCGACAGCCGATAAGTTCTATGGATCGCAGGCCCTATTCTGTACGGTGGTGCTTCGGCAACGAGAGGAGACTACGATACAAGACGGTGATACCCAGCGCCTACCGTACGTGGAAGAGGAGCTTCTGGGCTCGGGCTCATTTGGAAGAGTGTACAAGGTGAAGATTGCCAAGGGGCATTTCGAAGACCGCCGCAGAAATGACAACAGGGAACGATGGGTGGCTCGGAAAGACTACATTGTCAGGTCGTCTTCGGATTCCGATGTTGAAAGTAGGGAGGAAGGCGAGATCATGAAGATGATTCTCAGCTTGTCAAAGACTTGCGAGAACATTATGGAGAATCTAGGGACGTTGAACATCGAGTACCCAACGGGCGCCAGCCCGGCGCCGTACAGCCTCTTCATGCCGCTCGCGGTCTGCGACCTGGGAGCGTACATGAAAAAAGACGGTTCGAACGCTCCAAAGACAGCGATCAACAGGGCAGGCTTCATCCGGTCCGCAATCGGTCTCGCCAACGGTCTCAAGTTTCTTCACGAAGAAATGCAGACGCCCGGCCTCGACAGGATCGTCTGTTACCACATGGATCTGAAACCGAGCAACGTCCTCATTTTTCGAGAAAGCGGCAATGGCGATGGGACCGGGCCCCGCTATATCTGGAAGTTGAGTGACTTTGGCATGTCAAGGGTCAAAATTCGACATCACACCAGCCGTGAGGAAGAAAAGGATATCGCCAAATGGTTCACCAAACGACGCGATATGCAGCAGAGGACAATGTCAGGAACACAGAATCGACGCGGCCAGGGGACGTATCTACCACCCGAGTCGTTCCGTGAGGGTAAAGTCATGAATACGAGAAGCGACGTGTGGTCACTGGGCTGCATTCTGAGCGTCCTCTTCGTTTATCTCGAGGGCGGAAAGAGCGCCATCGACAATTACGAGACGAACCGTCTCAAAAACCGTAGAGGCATCGATGCAAGCTACGACGTCTTCTTCCACGTCAAATCATTCGGACGCACTTCTGTGCATTCGGCTGTAAAGAATGTTCACAAGCAACTAATTCACAAAGCTGCCGCGAGAAGCGTGAAAGAACATCATGCAGTCCGGAGCATGCTCAGTTTCCTCGGGTCCAAAGTATTGAAGATTAATCAGAACAAGAGATGCAGCGCAAAAGAGGTCGAAAATATGCTGCGACGCACGCTCGACGCGTATGAGGAGATTGATCGGCTCGAATCTTCCTCAGAGTCTTTGAGACC GCCCAAATCCTCTATGGAGCAGATTGTGCAAAGATGGCGCATCCCGCGAGACAATTCTGATGTGTTCAAGGGTTGCAAGGTGTCACCGGATGGAAGTATGATCGCGTACTGGAGCGACAGCAAGATTTCACTCTTTGCCCCAAGTTCTGCCGAGAACGAAGATGGAGAATTCCTAAAG TGTTACATATTCGATCTAGGGCAAGGGGCTCCAGCCGACTCAAGCCCACAGAACCATTGGCACATTCGGCTTCCAACCGTTCCGGAAGTATACATCATGGCGATGTCAACCGATCAACAGAACTTGGTCTTCGTAGTGGAGAACCAGGAAGACGAGAGCCTATCGGGATCCATATTCCATGTGAGAATCGAGGATCTGATAGA GATGGGATCTATCTCAGAGGGATATGAGATAGAACAGAGTGGCAGAAACTTTTTGGGCCGCTTCGTCGCACTCGACTGGCCTGCCGAAGACGTGATGTCTTTATCACTCACCAGCCAGAACCGCTGCTACGCGGCGATTCGCCCATACCTTAGAGACGACGACATACATCACATGCCTGTTGTTTCATATTCTCTGACAACACGAGATATAGAGGAAGTATCCATCGAGCCGCGG AGCCAAGAGAGCAACGGCTCAAGTCTATTCACGACATTTGCTGGTCTACACCAACAGGCAGCTTGTATTATCGTGTCCCGAGAAACCCGTCTTTTCACCGTTGATCTGCTAGCGAACTCATCTAACTCACCGACGAGGCGATCCCGATACCCCAACAACATTGAAGGTTACCGCATCCTCAGAGTCATGGTCAACCAGAACAACGATGCCATTTTCGCACTGGGAATCAAACGAGATGGTGGTCGGATTCGTCTGCTTGAGATCGTAATACCCGAGATGGGACGCCCGGTGTCTGTTCGCGAATTGGCTCAGCTACCCAGTCTATCTGAAGACGACGAGTTCACCGGCAACATCGTTGGCGATGACGGCAGCAGACATATCCTCGTCACTGCCCTTGTGGGACCCAGTCGGCACGCCGTCTTCGAGATCAACCTCCCTGGCAGCCACGCTACATCCGCAGGCCCGGGGTCTTCCACCTGA